A stretch of Lactiplantibacillus brownii DNA encodes these proteins:
- a CDS encoding glycoside hydrolase family 1 protein produces the protein MYSKTIPTGFPKGFLWGGATAANQVEGAWNVDGKGLTTAEVVKKAEDRQNFTMNAVTKESIDAAIADQSDVLYPKRRGVDFYHHYKEDIALFAEMGFKAFRLSIAWARIFPKGDETEPNEAGLKFYDDVFAECHKYGIEPVVTISHYEMPLGLTLKQNGWASRQTIADFTRYTEVLFKRYKGIVKYWMTFNEINASTWGFTGTGAIDSNLDSQAQTQLRYQALHHEFVASALAVQQVHAIDPDAKIGCMLARMQTYPNTPNPVDVRAAQLQDQLNLFFTDVQVRGEYPEYMNRYFAENGVALTMAADDEATLKAGKVDYLSFSYYMSSVTSASDNVETASGNLIIGGKNPYLKASDWGWQIDPVGLRVSLNEFWDRYRVPLFIVENGLGAADKLTADGKVHDDYRIDYLRLHIAQMKEAIKDGVDLMGYTTWGPIDLISASTSEMSKRYGFIYVDQDDEGNGSLKRIRKDSFNWYKKVIASNGKDLA, from the coding sequence ATGTATTCAAAAACAATACCAACTGGATTTCCAAAAGGATTCTTATGGGGTGGTGCAACTGCTGCTAATCAAGTTGAAGGTGCTTGGAATGTTGACGGTAAAGGTCTAACAACTGCGGAAGTCGTCAAGAAAGCTGAAGATCGGCAAAACTTTACGATGAATGCAGTGACGAAAGAGAGTATTGATGCAGCAATTGCTGATCAATCAGATGTGTTGTACCCGAAGCGTCGTGGTGTAGACTTTTATCATCATTATAAAGAGGATATCGCATTATTTGCCGAAATGGGCTTCAAAGCTTTTCGATTATCGATTGCTTGGGCACGGATTTTCCCTAAAGGTGACGAAACAGAACCGAATGAGGCTGGCTTGAAATTTTACGACGACGTTTTTGCTGAGTGCCACAAATATGGCATTGAACCAGTCGTGACGATCTCGCATTATGAAATGCCATTAGGACTCACCTTGAAGCAAAATGGTTGGGCTAGTCGACAGACAATTGCTGACTTTACGCGCTATACGGAAGTGTTGTTCAAACGCTACAAAGGTATTGTGAAATATTGGATGACATTTAATGAAATTAATGCCTCTACTTGGGGATTCACGGGTACAGGAGCAATTGATAGTAATCTGGATAGTCAAGCGCAGACACAACTACGCTATCAAGCGCTACATCATGAATTTGTTGCGAGTGCCTTAGCAGTACAACAAGTCCATGCCATTGACCCAGACGCTAAAATTGGATGCATGCTAGCACGGATGCAAACTTATCCCAATACGCCAAATCCGGTTGATGTGCGGGCTGCACAATTGCAAGATCAACTCAATTTATTCTTTACGGATGTCCAAGTACGTGGAGAATATCCTGAATATATGAATCGCTATTTTGCTGAAAATGGGGTTGCTTTAACGATGGCTGCCGATGATGAAGCCACTTTGAAAGCTGGAAAAGTTGACTATCTTAGCTTTAGTTATTACATGTCATCGGTAACTTCTGCCAGTGACAATGTGGAAACAGCTAGTGGTAATCTGATTATTGGGGGTAAAAATCCCTATCTAAAAGCCAGTGACTGGGGTTGGCAAATTGACCCAGTAGGCTTGCGAGTTTCACTTAATGAATTCTGGGATCGCTATCGTGTGCCATTATTCATTGTTGAAAATGGCTTGGGTGCCGCTGATAAATTAACTGCAGACGGTAAGGTACATGACGATTATCGGATTGATTATTTACGGTTGCACATTGCGCAAATGAAAGAAGCCATTAAGGATGGTGTTGACTTAATGGGATACACGACCTGGGGCCCGATTGATTTGATCAGTGCCTCAACGTCAGAAATGAGCAAACGCTATGGCTTTATCTATGTTGATCAAGATGATGAAGGCAACGGCAGTTTGAAACGGATTCGCAAAGATTCTTTCAATTGGTATAAAAAAGTCATTGCGTCAAATGGCAAAGATTTAGCTTAG
- a CDS encoding beta-glucoside-specific PTS transporter subunit IIABC produces MAYEELSKKIIADVGGKENVNSVVHCTTRLRFKLKDESIAKTDDLKNTDGVITVVQSGGQYQVVIGNEVADVYETLVKVGGFAGGGEVPDDYGEDEHMSITDRFIDLISGIFSPMLGALCAAGMIKGFDAMFLAFGWLSANSGTYKILYAIGDGFFYFLPIVLSISAANKFHLDKYIGMAIGMALCYPEIVALNSSKTVLTTLFGGTFFESQIHATFLGIPVVMMSYTSSVIPIILAVWFAAKVQKWAKKWVPTVVKTFLVPFITLLIAVPITFLVIGPIATWISDGLSTFCVAIYNFSPIIAGVVIGAFWQVFVIFGVHWGLVAVTMANLASQGYDPILVLSLAASFAQTGVVLAIMLQTKNEKTRSIAFPAFISGIFGVTEPAIYGLTLPRKRPFIISCIASAIGGGIIGLAGTKLWMMAGMGVFSIPGAINAKNGIDASVYGLLIAMGVAAVLGFALQMLFGYKSVDAGDKPVKSTVETATEPQLASVNVEASTGAGVATELKPEMTYNQATKLSSPVTGTVLPLSDVKDEVFSSGAMGQGIAIEPTKGLLVAPADGTIALVFPTGHAVGLNTTDGAELLMHIGMDTVELNGKGFKTLVEKGDSVKAGQPLVEFDIQTIKDAGFSVTTPIVIANSKKYHDVKLVDETMKSIQANEPLLALD; encoded by the coding sequence ATGGCTTATGAAGAATTAAGTAAGAAGATTATTGCCGATGTTGGTGGCAAGGAAAATGTCAATAGTGTCGTGCATTGTACGACTCGGTTACGGTTTAAGTTAAAAGATGAAAGTATTGCTAAAACGGATGACTTGAAAAACACTGATGGCGTCATTACTGTCGTACAATCTGGTGGTCAATACCAAGTAGTCATCGGTAATGAAGTCGCTGACGTTTATGAAACTTTGGTTAAAGTTGGTGGCTTTGCTGGCGGCGGTGAAGTTCCTGACGATTACGGCGAAGACGAACATATGAGTATCACGGATCGATTTATTGATTTGATCTCTGGTATTTTTAGCCCAATGCTTGGTGCGTTATGTGCAGCCGGGATGATTAAGGGCTTCGATGCAATGTTCTTGGCTTTTGGCTGGCTATCAGCTAATTCAGGAACGTACAAAATTTTATACGCAATTGGGGATGGCTTCTTCTACTTCTTACCTATCGTATTAAGTATTTCAGCAGCCAACAAATTCCATCTTGATAAGTATATTGGGATGGCTATTGGGATGGCACTCTGCTACCCAGAAATTGTTGCTTTGAATAGTAGTAAAACCGTCCTAACCACACTATTTGGTGGTACTTTCTTTGAATCTCAAATTCATGCGACTTTCTTAGGAATTCCGGTAGTTATGATGAGTTATACGTCATCAGTTATTCCGATTATCTTAGCGGTTTGGTTTGCTGCGAAGGTTCAGAAATGGGCTAAAAAATGGGTTCCAACGGTTGTTAAGACGTTCTTGGTACCATTTATTACATTGTTAATTGCAGTTCCCATTACGTTCTTAGTCATTGGACCTATTGCTACTTGGATCAGTGATGGCTTATCAACGTTCTGTGTCGCTATTTACAACTTTAGTCCGATTATTGCCGGTGTTGTGATTGGAGCTTTCTGGCAAGTCTTTGTGATTTTTGGGGTTCACTGGGGATTAGTTGCTGTGACAATGGCCAATTTGGCTTCACAAGGCTACGATCCTATCCTAGTGTTATCACTAGCTGCTTCATTTGCCCAAACAGGTGTTGTTTTAGCAATTATGTTACAAACAAAGAATGAAAAAACACGAAGTATTGCCTTTCCAGCCTTTATTTCTGGGATTTTTGGGGTGACGGAACCCGCTATCTATGGATTAACTTTACCTCGCAAACGGCCATTTATTATTAGCTGTATTGCTTCTGCTATTGGCGGTGGGATTATCGGATTAGCCGGAACTAAACTTTGGATGATGGCTGGTATGGGTGTCTTTAGTATTCCTGGTGCAATTAACGCTAAAAATGGGATCGATGCTTCGGTTTATGGTTTGCTCATTGCGATGGGTGTTGCTGCCGTTTTAGGCTTTGCTTTACAAATGTTATTTGGCTATAAGAGTGTGGATGCTGGTGATAAACCAGTTAAATCCACAGTTGAAACGGCAACGGAACCACAATTAGCTAGTGTGAATGTTGAAGCCTCAACTGGTGCTGGTGTGGCGACAGAATTAAAACCAGAAATGACGTACAATCAAGCCACTAAATTAAGTAGCCCAGTTACAGGAACAGTTTTACCACTCAGTGATGTGAAAGATGAAGTCTTCTCATCTGGTGCCATGGGACAAGGAATTGCGATCGAGCCAACCAAGGGCTTATTAGTAGCACCTGCTGATGGCACAATTGCCCTAGTTTTCCCAACTGGACATGCTGTGGGGTTAAATACGACTGATGGTGCCGAACTTTTGATGCACATTGGGATGGATACCGTTGAACTGAACGGAAAAGGATTTAAGACGTTAGTTGAAAAAGGAGACAGTGTTAAAGCTGGTCAACCCCTGGTAGAATTTGATATTCAAACGATCAAAGATGCTGGATTCTCCGTAACGACACCAATTGTGATTGCCAATTCAAAAAAATATCATGACGTTAAGCTAGTGGACGAGACTATGAAGTCAATCCAAGCAAATGAACCGTTATTGGCGCTTGATTAA
- a CDS encoding PRD domain-containing protein yields the protein MKFLRNFNNNAALVEDDESVEWVVIGKGIGFGKHPGDALDEDKIERRFIATMKGNIDVDSFKDIKPQALLITTKVIHLVEPLLGLSFSDYQYFVLADHIDFAIKRANDGIDVDNGTVRWEVRKLFSKEYQAAEKAVALIKDCAKISLPKSEVVFMTYHFVNAASDGSKLQETIKITKLIAGVIDIVQYQYQLTLDPDSFNYNRFVAHLRSLMVQRVANTNAGGGDLDASLLQLMQVKYSFAYETVERIDTFLQSKTDWSLSPDDKVYLTLHIWRVTHRQKTE from the coding sequence CTGAAATTTCTAAGGAACTTTAATAATAACGCTGCCCTGGTGGAAGATGACGAAAGTGTTGAGTGGGTTGTAATCGGCAAGGGTATCGGTTTTGGCAAACATCCGGGGGACGCCCTCGATGAAGACAAGATTGAGCGTCGCTTTATTGCAACGATGAAGGGCAATATCGATGTTGATAGTTTTAAAGATATTAAACCACAGGCCTTGTTGATCACCACGAAAGTCATCCATTTAGTCGAACCATTGTTAGGCCTTAGTTTTAGCGATTATCAATATTTTGTTTTAGCCGATCATATCGATTTTGCCATCAAGCGCGCTAATGATGGTATCGATGTTGACAATGGGACGGTTCGATGGGAAGTGCGCAAGCTTTTTAGTAAAGAATATCAAGCTGCTGAAAAAGCGGTCGCATTGATTAAAGACTGCGCTAAGATTTCTTTACCTAAGAGTGAGGTGGTCTTCATGACCTACCACTTCGTCAATGCAGCGTCTGATGGTTCTAAGCTCCAAGAAACCATTAAAATCACTAAATTAATTGCAGGAGTTATCGATATTGTTCAATATCAATATCAGTTGACCCTTGATCCAGACTCGTTCAACTACAATCGGTTTGTTGCACATTTGCGCTCACTGATGGTACAACGAGTAGCCAATACTAATGCTGGTGGCGGTGACTTAGATGCTTCGTTACTACAATTAATGCAAGTGAAGTATTCGTTTGCCTATGAAACGGTTGAACGAATCGATACCTTTTTACAAAGTAAAACAGATTGGTCGTTATCACCAGATGACAAGGTCTATTTGACCTTGCACATTTGGCGCGTAACGCATCGTCAAAAAACTGAATAA
- a CDS encoding ISL3-like element IS1165 family transposase, whose product MSQLDNTLKLLGITDTNIQVFGTREEFNGRGSGRKKYLVIQAELTYTLRRCPSCGYNTLHPNGHKLTHVHISGPMDRPVILELNKQRWRCSNCHSTCTATTPVVSTNHAIGHGLATHVLKLASKSLPAKTIASLTGISTNSVQRILTANIHPHASRRLPINLCFDEFRSTHGSMSFICIDADTHKSVKVLSDRLNRTIKQFFLSQYSTVERAAVQRVIMDMNASYQAFVHELFPNAELIIDRFHIIQLMGRTMDTIRTQCLKQLDKHSREYKVLKSLWRLFHKATPDAQKSRYLFGLNEYSTEQNAIDIGTDTFPAFKTAYETYIDLHDALMGRHADELKNIITNYQPNGTPLDTAMHTLRKNLNGVINAAKSSYSNGPIEGINRKIKELKRACYGFSNQANMFTRVYQLIA is encoded by the coding sequence ATGTCTCAACTAGATAATACACTTAAATTACTGGGAATTACAGACACAAACATTCAGGTGTTCGGTACTCGTGAGGAATTTAATGGTCGGGGCTCGGGTCGCAAAAAGTATTTGGTCATCCAGGCAGAGCTTACCTACACACTCAGGCGCTGTCCCAGCTGTGGATACAATACGTTGCACCCTAACGGACACAAGCTCACTCATGTCCACATTTCAGGACCCATGGACCGGCCCGTAATTCTAGAGCTAAACAAGCAACGCTGGCGTTGTAGTAACTGCCATAGCACTTGTACGGCCACCACTCCAGTGGTATCAACCAACCACGCCATCGGTCACGGACTAGCGACTCATGTGCTGAAGCTAGCCAGTAAATCACTCCCGGCTAAGACTATCGCCAGTCTCACCGGTATTTCGACAAACTCAGTTCAGCGTATTTTGACGGCTAATATTCATCCACACGCGAGCCGCCGGTTACCGATTAATCTATGCTTTGATGAATTCCGTTCCACGCACGGCTCCATGTCGTTTATTTGCATTGACGCCGACACTCACAAATCAGTTAAAGTACTTAGCGACCGCCTTAATAGAACCATCAAACAGTTCTTTCTTAGTCAGTACAGCACCGTAGAACGGGCCGCGGTTCAACGCGTCATCATGGACATGAACGCCTCCTATCAGGCATTCGTGCACGAACTATTCCCTAACGCCGAACTCATTATTGATCGGTTCCACATTATTCAATTAATGGGCCGGACGATGGATACCATTCGCACTCAATGTTTAAAGCAACTCGACAAGCATTCGCGGGAATATAAAGTACTGAAATCACTATGGCGCCTATTCCACAAGGCCACCCCTGACGCACAAAAGAGCCGCTACCTCTTCGGCCTGAATGAGTACTCGACCGAACAGAACGCTATTGATATTGGAACCGATACGTTTCCGGCCTTCAAAACAGCTTATGAAACCTACATCGATCTCCACGATGCTTTGATGGGGCGTCACGCTGATGAACTCAAGAATATCATCACTAACTATCAGCCTAACGGCACGCCCCTAGATACGGCCATGCATACCCTACGAAAGAATCTTAATGGAGTAATTAATGCCGCCAAATCGTCCTACTCTAACGGACCGATAGAAGGCATCAACCGTAAGATCAAGGAGCTCAAACGTGCTTGTTATGGCTTCTCCAATCAGGCCAATATGTTCACACGCGTCTACCAGCTGATTGCCTAG
- a CDS encoding HAD family hydrolase — MAYKTILFDVDNTLIDSATIAATVFHEVAANYGLAVPAKTIRGLVGIPTEKIIQQLKLTHATEINRDFTSEIGTHKDELRLFDGIHETWDKLLAIGLQIGVVTSRTTAEVKSDLGNFPEITNLPIIVTADKTTEHKPSGAPLEYAIQQYNLIKAETMYVGDTIYDLQSALNAGIDFASATWGALASTDFSKATYQPEEPTDLLKIVKI; from the coding sequence ATGGCTTATAAAACAATTTTATTTGATGTCGACAACACCTTGATCGACTCCGCAACCATCGCAGCAACTGTTTTCCATGAAGTTGCCGCAAACTATGGCTTAGCAGTCCCAGCAAAAACAATCCGTGGTTTAGTTGGCATCCCTACCGAAAAAATCATCCAACAACTCAAACTTACTCACGCTACCGAAATTAATCGGGACTTTACTAGCGAAATTGGCACTCATAAAGATGAACTCCGCTTATTTGATGGCATCCATGAAACCTGGGACAAATTACTGGCAATCGGCCTACAAATTGGTGTCGTTACCTCGCGCACGACTGCGGAAGTCAAAAGCGATTTGGGCAACTTCCCGGAAATCACAAATCTACCTATTATCGTGACCGCCGACAAAACGACCGAACATAAACCCAGCGGTGCGCCACTGGAATATGCTATCCAGCAATACAACTTGATTAAGGCTGAAACCATGTATGTCGGCGATACTATTTATGATTTACAATCCGCTCTAAATGCTGGCATTGATTTCGCTAGTGCCACCTGGGGTGCACTAGCTTCAACTGACTTTTCTAAAGCAACTTATCAGCCCGAAGAACCGACTGATTTACTAAAAATTGTCAAAATTTAA
- a CDS encoding BadF/BadG/BcrA/BcrD ATPase family protein: MDYVIGVDCGGTNTTAIAYQLSGHPIAKVVTGPANLMVDDLRALNNTRNALQQLLAKLDGTCQAVTIGIAGLRAYPFIERFRQRLNVPVPQINLMNDAQLAQLAKLQGKPGLVTIAGTGSVVSGTNGRRQFSAGGWGHLLGDEGSGYHLSRLAVQQLTTETDAGTISPFSQALLAQLKLKSIFELIDHFYQWDKGHVARLAPFVLAQAADHDPHAVAIVQTAVAGLAQTILYARQKGRWSKTDTVNLAFAGSVLEKSSYYREALRQQLAQSALPFNYVPITPDISNAIAAVYAYKN, translated from the coding sequence ATGGATTATGTTATTGGGGTTGACTGTGGCGGCACTAATACCACAGCCATCGCCTATCAATTATCCGGCCACCCCATTGCCAAGGTCGTAACAGGACCGGCCAATCTAATGGTCGACGATTTACGGGCACTTAACAATACGCGTAATGCGTTACAACAATTATTAGCTAAGTTAGATGGAACTTGTCAGGCGGTGACAATTGGAATTGCTGGCTTACGGGCCTACCCTTTTATTGAGCGATTTCGGCAACGGTTAAACGTTCCTGTACCACAAATCAACTTAATGAACGATGCCCAACTTGCTCAACTCGCCAAGCTACAGGGTAAACCTGGCTTGGTCACCATTGCTGGAACAGGTTCTGTGGTCAGTGGAACCAATGGCCGACGACAATTCAGTGCCGGTGGTTGGGGGCACTTGCTTGGTGATGAGGGCAGTGGCTATCATCTCAGTCGGCTTGCTGTTCAACAATTGACTACTGAGACTGATGCGGGGACTATTTCGCCATTTAGTCAGGCGTTACTAGCCCAATTAAAATTAAAATCAATTTTTGAATTAATCGATCATTTTTATCAGTGGGACAAGGGTCATGTGGCTAGGCTAGCACCATTTGTCTTAGCTCAAGCCGCTGATCACGATCCCCACGCCGTGGCAATCGTGCAAACTGCTGTCGCAGGTTTAGCACAGACCATTTTATACGCCCGTCAAAAAGGACGCTGGTCAAAAACTGACACTGTGAACTTGGCGTTTGCTGGCTCGGTCTTAGAAAAAAGCAGTTACTATCGTGAAGCTTTACGCCAACAATTAGCTCAGTCAGCCTTACCATTTAATTACGTACCAATTACACCAGATATTAGCAATGCCATTGCGGCGGTCTATGCCTACAAAAACTAA
- the murQ gene encoding N-acetylmuramic acid 6-phosphate etherase, producing MVKSINQLTTESRNPASADLDQMTIPDIVKLMNQEDAKVSQSVQTQIPAISQAVGLIVSAFKAGGRLIYMGAGTSGRLGVLDAAECVPTFGTDPAMVRGIIAGGQKAMTVAVEGAEDSLTLGTQDLKALQLTAHDAVVGIAASGRTPYVIGALNYANDIGAATISLACNQHAAVSAIAKVAIEVTPGPEVLSGSTRLKAGTAEKMVLNMLSTISMVKIGKVYHNLMVDVKPTNEKLVIRAKHIIELATGVDATTAAELFDSAGHDVKTAIVMALAQVDATTARERLTKAAGIVRDAL from the coding sequence ATTGTGAAAAGTATCAACCAATTAACGACCGAAAGTCGTAATCCGGCCAGTGCTGATTTGGATCAAATGACGATTCCTGATATCGTCAAGTTAATGAATCAAGAGGATGCCAAAGTCAGCCAAAGCGTCCAAACACAAATTCCAGCAATTTCTCAAGCGGTCGGCTTAATCGTTTCGGCGTTTAAAGCTGGTGGTCGCTTAATCTATATGGGAGCTGGAACCAGTGGCCGTTTGGGCGTGTTAGATGCCGCTGAATGTGTGCCAACATTTGGCACCGATCCAGCCATGGTCCGCGGCATTATTGCGGGTGGCCAAAAAGCGATGACTGTCGCCGTTGAAGGGGCCGAAGACTCGTTAACACTTGGTACGCAAGACTTAAAGGCGCTACAACTAACAGCACATGATGCGGTAGTTGGAATTGCTGCTAGTGGTCGTACCCCTTATGTCATTGGCGCTTTAAACTATGCTAATGATATTGGTGCAGCAACGATTAGCCTTGCCTGCAATCAGCACGCAGCCGTTAGCGCCATTGCCAAGGTTGCGATTGAAGTGACGCCTGGTCCGGAAGTTTTGTCTGGGTCAACACGGTTAAAAGCTGGGACAGCCGAAAAAATGGTTTTGAATATGTTATCGACGATTTCAATGGTCAAAATCGGTAAGGTGTATCATAACTTAATGGTAGATGTAAAACCAACTAATGAGAAACTTGTTATTCGGGCTAAACATATTATTGAATTGGCTACGGGTGTTGATGCCACCACAGCGGCTGAACTATTTGACTCAGCTGGTCATGATGTTAAAACGGCAATTGTCATGGCGTTAGCCCAAGTTGATGCCACTACAGCCCGTGAACGGCTGACGAAAGCTGCCGGAATCGTTCGCGACGCGCTTTAA
- a CDS encoding DUF871 domain-containing protein, with product MLGISVYPTKAPTEQSIAYLKTAASYGFKRVFASLLDVTPENKDHILAQFKKVFTVANDLGMFVTIDANPRLFDTLGVDYHHLGLFKTLGASAIRLDANFDGSTEAMMSYEDSGLDIELNLSVDTGNIGNIMSYLPNKRRLSGCHNFYPQRFTGLDLDFFTKCTEKYRKMGLKTAAFVTSQVATTGPHPFNDGLPTLEMHRDLPIVVQAKHLFATGLIDDVLISNQFASDDELKQLSQLNQAQLSLAVDFDATATPLEREILLDHQHFNRGDVNSYSVRSTFVKLQYKDQSIPVNHPVATLQPGDVVIGNDTFGQYKGEVNIVKQTMPNIDQHKNVVGHLVADEQFLIPYIRPWMKFRFEDVQANK from the coding sequence ATGTTAGGAATTTCAGTTTATCCGACAAAAGCACCGACTGAACAAAGTATTGCTTATTTAAAAACAGCTGCTAGTTACGGTTTCAAGCGGGTCTTCGCCAGTTTGTTAGACGTTACACCTGAAAATAAAGATCATATTCTAGCACAATTTAAAAAAGTGTTTACGGTTGCTAACGATTTAGGTATGTTTGTCACGATTGACGCTAACCCGCGCTTGTTTGATACGTTAGGCGTTGATTACCACCATCTTGGCTTGTTTAAAACTTTGGGGGCCAGTGCCATTCGTCTAGATGCGAACTTTGATGGCTCAACCGAAGCTATGATGAGTTACGAAGATTCGGGCTTGGACATCGAGTTAAACTTGTCGGTCGATACCGGTAACATTGGTAATATTATGTCTTACTTACCAAATAAGCGGCGTCTTAGTGGTTGTCACAACTTCTATCCACAACGTTTTACTGGTTTGGACCTAGACTTTTTTACCAAATGTACCGAAAAGTATCGCAAAATGGGGTTGAAGACGGCGGCTTTTGTCACGTCACAAGTCGCAACCACCGGACCACATCCGTTTAACGACGGCTTACCGACTTTGGAAATGCACCGTGACTTACCAATTGTTGTGCAAGCTAAGCATTTATTTGCCACTGGTTTAATTGACGACGTCTTAATTAGTAATCAATTTGCTAGTGATGATGAATTAAAGCAGTTAAGCCAGCTCAATCAGGCACAATTAAGTTTAGCCGTTGATTTTGACGCCACTGCGACCCCATTGGAACGGGAGATCCTATTAGATCATCAACATTTCAATCGGGGTGATGTTAACAGTTACAGTGTGCGGTCTACTTTTGTGAAGTTACAATATAAGGACCAATCGATTCCAGTCAACCATCCCGTCGCGACCTTGCAACCCGGCGATGTGGTTATTGGGAATGATACTTTTGGCCAATATAAAGGTGAAGTCAACATTGTCAAACAAACGATGCCTAATATTGATCAGCATAAAAACGTTGTCGGCCATTTAGTCGCTGATGAACAATTCCTAATCCCGTACATCCGGCCATGGATGAAGTTTCGGTTTGAGGATGTGCAAGCTAACAAATGA